The genomic region ATATTCGAAAAGATGCATGAATGGATAGATATTCAGATTGATGGAAGGATATtcagatagattgatggatggatattcagatagatggatggatggatcgatggatgttTGAATTGATACATGGATAGTTGAATGGAtggatcgattgattgattgatagctCATCAAGATgggacctcatcaagatggcgccgcttcggtgtggagctcttactaaccgcatctgttcactaaccgcatctgtttaatgtttatcttttttttttcatatttattttgtgttgtcacttgtcactttatgtacactggaagcttctgtagccaaaacaaattccttgtgtgtgtgaagcacacttggcaataaaactgattctgattctgatacataTTAGAATAGATacatggataaatagatggatggatgggtgattgAATTGATATAGGGTTGGACGGAGagattattaaaatctataaaacaAGTAGATATACGTGTACAAATAATTATGTTTGTCTTTCCAGACACGTGGAGTGCTTCCCTATTTTGCGAACTTCCGACTGATTTCAGAATTGTCAACGCCATTTGTGAATCAAAGGTGAGATTGATTGCTTTGTTTGAAGCGATTCCATTTAGATCCATAAACCTGTGCTACacttctcctctaacctctgttTCTCTCCCTGCAGGTGGTTTTTCGAAGCGTTAGCCTATCCTCGCACTCACCAGCTGGTTGTCGCCAATGGCATTGCGATGGCGGTCGTGTTCTTCCTTGTGCGGATTGCAGTGATGCCGCCCTACTGGGCCAAAGTGTTTGGCATCATAAATTCGCCAACGTTCGAAAGGCTTGGTCTCGCGATTCAGGTGGCCTGGATCATATCCTGCGTTTGTTTGGATATCCTAAATATAATCTGGATGTACAAAATTGCTCGCGGCTGCTACAAGGTCATAACCGGCAAGCTAAAAGGGCGCAAAGCGGACTCCAAAAAAACCACTTGCGTGAACAACCACACAGACTGAGAAACACCGGCAATAAAGACCCGTACTGATTTAGATTTAGACGTATTCTCTTTTCAGAATATAGCAACTTCTCCTTTCCATTGTGCTCTGGATGGAGGTTTGGAGGATCATCCCGGTGTGGTTTTAACATGTGCAGAAACTCTGACTTTTCACATCTATCAGTGAAAGTCGAGCTGATTAACGAACCCGTTATGCCTCAAACACAACCAAAGTGCCTCCAAGCACAAAGCGAAGCAATAGAACATCGGTATATGAGCTTGCGACCACTGAAAGTCCATCGCATGTCCATCGCAAAAAAAGCCTTATGTAAACGCCGTCCATTTGTTTTTCTCGAAACCAATCGCTGTCGATCCTTGGAGCCAGTGTTTCCTGTGATATTTACACTGATGTGCCTCAGTGGTCTTGAATATCCGTGACTTTGCTCCACAACTGTTGGCAGAGCGGAGCTTCATTCAGTCTTATGTCAACACTACATTGCCAGTCCGACCTGTTGAAAGGCTCCATGAAAACAAAATCTACCTCTCTCACCGTGTCAAGCACAAGCCGTACGGACTTCAGTGGAGGACAGTCAACGAGATATGATCGCTTGCTGTTATTTTCTAGTACTCTTATGTTGCACGTCAGTCGTTTATTTCTTGCATTTCCTGAAGTCAAAGGTGGAGTTTGAGTAGTTTGTTCGGTCTTGTGTGCATTAGATTCCAAGAAGCTGCATGGTTTGTTTCTCGAGTCCTTCGGTGCGTTCTTTTCTTGCATGCATTGCAAGTAGATCATTTAAGCATCCTGGGTTTAAGACTTAATGGCAACTGGTGCAAATTCAACATGGTCTTTTCCCTCTACTCTCTTCCTGCCAAATCGAAGGGTTTTTTCAGCTGTCGCTTGATTCTCTCGAATGCGAGTTTCAGCTTGTATTTATGTGGGCATTTAAACCCATGTTGCATTGTGCTGTGGTGTTACGAtaacagtatatacatatatagatatatatatgcataaaaaaataacCATATGCAGTACTTATTCCTGCCAAGAGTAAATCCCTCTTTATTCAGAGCTAGCGTTTCTCTTCTGAACTTCAGGTACTTCTCCAAAATGAATGTTCTGACTTCTTTAAATGGGTAATTCTGGCAGAGAATGGGAAAGGATTGTGGGAAATGTAGTTTTCTGCCTTATGTCCGTGATTCGAAATAACCAAATCATCCTCCAGGCCTTGAAATATAAGAAGCTGTGACGACAGAAATAAACTCCAGTGACGTTTTTGCTGGAGAAGAAAAGCGTCTGGTCGTAATTATATGTACTTGTAATGTCTGAAATGAGCTGTAATCTTATTGTTTATGGAAGGAGGCTTTATGGTACAGCATCCACACAACTAGTGCACAATCAGACGCCTTTGCGGCGTTTATATTGTAATGTTTCTCAGTAGACAATATGCTAATCCAAGCCTATTGCGTTTTAAAGGGCTTATCGAAATCAAAAGGAAGCGCAACGAATTTGATACTCAAAATACCGCATTCGATTAATTGATGATTGATATTCTTGATTGTTTTCTGTAGAACAGTCACAAAAAAATGTGCCTGTTGCTGTATATGCAACAAGGTTTGCATGTATGAAATAAACAGTATAGTCTGTACTAGCTTGTAGAGTTAGCGTAACACTCATTTTATACTGCACTCTAGATAAACTTAGTAAACGTGATTGCTCATATCAAACGTGCTAgttattttgtttacaaaaacctttttttttatgaTCTATGCTGCACTTGCTTGCTCGCGTCTGGTTTGATCCTCACGTTGAGCAAATATTGAGACGAAAAGTGTTTTTCATGATCACAATGAGCCCTAAATAATTTCAGTGTTTCAAACTCGTGTGATTTTAGTCACTATCAATGAAATCTTACGAATTTATTCAGACTTTTCtaaatttcttacattttttctGTTATAATATATTGGAGGAAGAAGATTATCATCAACAAGGAGCAATAATCTATACgagggtttctttttttttttcgttatttGCGCTTTTGCTGTCGGCCATTTGAACAAACAACCTGGAACATAAAGGAACGATTTATTTTGTGCAATTTGGTGACTAGCCCAATGCCAGTATTGAAAATCTCTCTATGTGTGTAAATACCGTCAGTCTTGAAGTAGAAGGAGCTTGTAAGAAGTGATTGTATGGGTACTAAAACGAGCACAGAAGTCTGTTGGGTTATTGTAGATGattttatcttgttttaataCATCACTTTATTGTGGATCCAATCATCTCTGGATATTTTAATGTGAAATTCGACGCTCAGCTGAGTCTTAAGAGCCTCTGATGGGTGACTTTAATGACCACTAATAATATTGTCCACGTAGCAGTCAAAACTTGAGAAATTGATGATTTGTTCATTAATAAATATGGGATTATAAGActtcttttgcattgttttttttattctttgagAGTTTGTggttcccacacatacactacttgacaaaagtcttgttgtcgatcccatttgttagagtaacaaataataccttgacttctagttgatcgtttggaaaagtggaGAAGGTcgatttttattctttatttttcataggaatcatctgttgaactgcatcccaatcatcacgaatactgcagaagacttattggaacctgcattgacccaagattctcacagaaatcagtcaagtttgatgaaggaaagatcgtggtttggggttacattcagtatgggggcgtgtgagagatcagaatcagaaagagctttattgccaggtatgttcacacatacgaggaatttgttttcgtgacagagcttctacagtgcaacaggataacagagacaggacaaaaaacagataataaatatatttaaaaaaaaatagaagtaagtagtgagtgcaaatatacaaattgacaagtgtatgtacaggtatattactatatacaatgttatatgtgcagctgttatgtgcaaattggcatgtaaagtgtgttgttaaataagtgtatacatgtataaaagtgtatagcaagtagtgatgttggtttcgcaattattatcattaagtgttcatgagatggattgcctgagggaagaaactgttcctgtgtcgggctgttctggtgcgcagtgctctgtagcgtcgaccagaaggtaacagttcaaagaggcagtgtgctgggtgtgaggggtccagagtgattttggcagcccttctgctcgctctggataagtactgttcttggggagtaggaagggttgtaccagtgattcgctcagcagtctgaactattcgacgtagtctttggagatcgtgtttagtagctgagctaaaccagacagttattaatgtgcagatgactgattcgatggaggtgtagaactgtttcagcagctcctttgggaggttgaacttcctcagctgacaaagaaagtacagcctctgttgagcttttttgacaatggagtcaatgtgagtttcccacttcaggtcctgagagatggtggtgcccaggaacctgaatgactccactgctgccacagtgctgttcatgatggtgagtggggggagtgcaggggggtttctcctgaagtccactatcatctccactgttttgagcgtgttgagctccaggttgttgtgactgcaccagacagccaactccttaacctcctgtctgtaagcagactcatcaccgtcctgaatgaggccgataagtgtggtgtggTCTGCAAACTTCAAAAGCTTCACAGAGGAgacttttgaagtgcagtcattcgtgtacagggagaagagcagtggggagaggacacacccctggacACACCCCACACCCCaactgcagagtggatgacaacatcaccAGCCTGATGTATCAattacaaaccacatgagagggCCAATTCTTCTGCATGATAgccctccttctcatacttcagcctccacatcaaagttcctgaaagcaaagaaagtcaaggtgcttcagaaatggccagcccagttacaagacatggacattattgagcatgtctggggcaaGATGGAGGAGGCGCTGAAGataaatcttgatgaactctgggagtcctgcaagaatgctttctttgccattgcagatgactttattaataagtgatttgagtcattgcagagatgtatggatgcagtcctccaagctcatgggagtcatacacaatattaatctttttccactgcaccatgactttatattctatacagtactttatttctgttaagtgacaagacttttgtctaagcaaagtcagaccttactgtcctaattaaattattagaaat from Danio aesculapii chromosome 3, fDanAes4.1, whole genome shotgun sequence harbors:
- the tlcd4b gene encoding TLC domain-containing protein 4-B yields the protein MDMREVYVVAGSFVGFQLFFSCVSPVLSSNFTQGYGKLPPNKLNDWNSRLVSTVHALIVGLFCLYILWYDDAVNEDPVWGDPNLVKLNVAITCGYLFYDLLLLACNWSTMGDVFFVCHHLAALYAYGYVLTRGVLPYFANFRLISELSTPFVNQRWFFEALAYPRTHQLVVANGIAMAVVFFLVRIAVMPPYWAKVFGIINSPTFERLGLAIQVAWIISCVCLDILNIIWMYKIARGCYKVITGKLKGRKADSKKTTCVNNHTD